The window AACATTGATGCAGTAATTAATCCCATACCCCGTACgccgtacctagtacgagtaggtgtgctgtaggtgtactgtaggtgtggtgtactgtaggtgtaggtgtactgtaggtgttggtgtgctgtaggtgtgggtgtgctgtaggtTTGGGTGTGCTGTAGGAGTGGTTGAACGTATCTGGGTGCCTGGGGAAATGGCAGCACAGGGCACCGATCCCTGGCAATAGTGGCCacggtactccgtccgtAGCAATGGTGGCCACGGTTATTCCGTTCAAGGAAGACGGAGCAGGTGAACAGAGTGCAGCAGGAGACGAGAACGTCTCCCACGTTTGCCCGTCGGCCATTTTCGATCAAGGAAAGTTCTTGGCGTTTCTTGCTCACCTTGGCTGGACCGGGTCCTTTGAGGTCCTCGTCATGGGCCAGCACGAGTCCAGTATGGGGTGCGAATCGACAGGCTCCGAAGAGGGTTCCGACTGAGGTCTCGCTGCAGTGTCTGGCGCCAGGGTGGAGAGGACGCCAAACCCATGGACCTTTTTCTTCACTTTTCGGTCAGACAGAGCGAGGGCCGTCGCGTCGACGCCAGCGTTTTTGTCGGGGACCAGCACGGGCCGCAGAACGGACCAGGACTCGTTTCCGTAAAGAACAAGTAGTCGTCTTCGTAGCCGTAATGTGCCCGAGCGTGTCAGAACTCGTACTCGGTGGAGTCGGGGACCTTTTGTGTCTACAGTACTTCTTTTGTCTCGACACCTGGCTGCACCTCGCAAAGGTTGAACAAAAGCACCATCGATGCAAGGGAAGGGGGTCGCCGGGCGGTACGTACGGAGAACTCGTTCTTTCGCAGCAGCGTCCGCTGCTTCTCGGCACCAGGGGGCGACGACAGCAGGCAGGCGACCACAAGTGATGCCTTATTCTCCCTCTTTCGTCGACATTGTTTGCTCGGCCGAACAGAAGGGCCCGGCGACGCGACCGTCATCGAGagcaccgccgtcgtgggACCCAACCGACCAACTGCCCCAACAGattcgcctcgcctcgtGCGGTGGTGCGGTGCGGCGGCAGCATACGTAGCATGTCTCGCCTGGTGTCCTGCGCTAGGCGGTTGCTGGCAAAGGCAAAGGATGACGGCCCatgtcggcatcgtcgtgccCTCCCCCCGGCTCCTGAGCACCCCGGCTCCCCACCGCCCCCCCCTCCACTCCATCGTCGATGGGTGGGAGGAGAGCTGGGGGCGAGCGGCCTTGCCAGGCGTGCGAGCGTTCGGCAGGAGACCCTGGTCAGTCGTGCATTACCACGGGGTTGGTCCGTTCTTCGGCCTGCAGCCACTGCCGCCCACCATCGCCGATGGGGAGCATGGTGCCGTGCAGTGGACGCGCGCGCGAAGTCTGCGAGCCAGCATGACTGGCTgcgggccggccgagggcggtGACGAGAAAGAAGCAAAGGACCGTCGCGGTTCCGCCGTGGTGCAACGAGCAACTGGCCAGCCAGCAAAGGGCACGTTCCGACGCGTGCACCGCCGTGctcacacctacttacagcgCAGCACCGTGCGCACAgtgcagtgctccgtacggagtaatacaggcGCCGAAAATCCGACAACACGAAAGCTCAGCCTGACCGTCGCCAGCCGCGCCGCCTACCAACGCGTCTGCTCAACGTACTGTAATTGCAACTACAGccacttgtacagtgcaatTACCTACATGTCCAGTGCAATTAACTATGCAAttaactacagtacatgtccagTGCAATTACCAACATGCACAGTGCAATTAtatacatgcacagtgcaATTACCTTCATGTATAGTGCTTAGGTGCCTACTTGGGTGCACGCACGCCCACTCCTCTCCGTATTGGGCCATTCATGTACGAAATGGAACACGGCAAAACCTGGTCATCGGGTGCCACCCTGCGGCACGAATGTTGTCCACTTGCAGGCTGCCAGGTGTATCCAAGCTGTACTTGATACGTGATGAGCCTGCCGAGTGGTTCGGTTCGAGGCAGCACGCGGACGCACTCCCAAATCCAGCACTCACCCGCACCTAGTTGCACGCCCTCTGTGCGGAAGGCGTACGGAGGAATGGATCTCTGCCAACGCCGTGCACTGCGCACAGGTGGGTGTGCCCCGTAAAATGTCCTACGCCGCCAGTTCGGGACGTGCATGTTCTGCAGGATGAcgcgtacttgtattactctgcactccgtgcttTCGTCGAGCGTGATCGAACGTTGGGACAGTTCCGCGAGCCAGTTGGCTACGTCGTGCGGAACATCGTTTGTGGGCGCCCGACGTCGGGTCGGTTCGGCAGAAAGATGACAGCAAAGTTGAGCTTCTTATCCGGCAGCCGAACAAGAAGCAGAGCTCGGGTCGGTTCGGCAGAAATATGGCAGCAAAGTTGAGCATCTGATGCGGCAGCTGAACAAGAAGCAGGGCTCGGGTCGGTCGACAGTCGACCAGAgcacggccaaggcgacgtGCTCGGACAggatggacgacgccgtAGGATGAGATTGATGCCGACTAGGACGGGTGCCGAATGATCGGAATGGAGGGTGCGACGACGGTTCGAGAAGCATGTAATTGCGTTGGAGCCCTTCTGGAGAGCTTCTTGATCAAGTTTCTCGTTGCGTGCATGCCAATGTACCGCGCCGTACCCTCCCCACGCTTGTGtgccgtactctgcacatgcaaCTCCGCTGTCCATGTGTGCCGAGTGCGGAGTAtagagtattaatacttgcgCACAAGTTCATGATCTGAATACTAACTCAACACTCCAAGCACACCTAATCAGGTATTACCGTATGTACATTCATAGCAAACGGGGTATTTCAAGTAAGGGGTAATTACGGTACAGTACCGAGGAATACCCAGGAGTACAGAGGAATAATATTAAGATTACCTGTAAACGTAGGGAGTAGgacgggtacggagtaattacacggtacaagtacagacgAACATAGGGGATGATATTACTAATATTACCTGTAAATGTACTGAGCAtggcgagtacggagtaattgcagtacaagtacagaggagtactccgtacagaggaATAATATTGATGTTGTAAATGTACAGAGTGTGCCGGGTACAGAGGAGTCAAGTACAGTTCAAGTACATACAGCAGAATATAATTACGAttccttgtactccgtactccgtacatgcgtcATGTTCACAAGTATTCAACTCTTATTACCATGTACTCCCAATTACGCCGCAACACTGGGAGAATGCTTACTAACCCGTACATCTTCAACGACAGTCTGCACAGCCACAGCCAGCCACGCTCCTCCACCGTTGCCATCACTAGCCACCGCGCACGTCGCCCGCCAAGGAACAACCAACCCCATCGAACAATGACTGAACCCCTTGGGTTGTCGACATAAGCAAGTCCCGCCTCCAACTTCCTGCTTCCTCCGCTCTCCACCTCTCCACCTCGCAACCACGTCGCCAGCCTGGACATCCCGCGACGTCGCCCGCCTTGTCCATTTGGCCCGTCATGTCCGACTCTCCTCGCGGTGTCGGTCATACCGACTCGATAGACTCCCACGACTCGGCCCCGAAGCAgccggagaagaagaagagtcgtcggccggcgagtACGTCTGTCCTCGCCACCCCTGGCCCCTCGCGTCCGcatgcgtcgccgccgtcgcttccCGACCGGCCTCGGCGGAGGAGACAATCTGACTGATGGATGCTAGATACCGCCTTTCGCCAGCAGCGGCTCAAGGCATGGCAGCCCATCCTGACGCCCAAGACCGTGCTGCCCTTGTTCTTCACCATCGGCGTCATCTTCGCTCCCATCGGCGGCTTGCTGCTGTACGCGAGCGCCCAGGTACGTCGACCCGAAGCACAGGTGGCCGCGTGCCGGGGGCTGCGGCCCCTCCCTGACGCGCTTCCTCCAGGTGCAAGAAATCTCCCTCGACTACACTAGCtgcgtgacgacggcgcccaaCCTGGCGACCGAGCAGTTCGCGAGCATGCCGAGCGGCAACGTCAATACGCAGTTCAAGGGCCCCAACAAGAGCATCGATGCCCAGTGGGGCGTCATGAAAGGCCTCAACGTCACGCTGCCCTCGGGCGTCAACGTCACCACCGACCGCTGCATCTTGCGATTCAACATCCCCGAGAACATGGGCCCGCCCGTGCTCTTCTACTACCACCTCACCAACTTTTACCAAAACCATCGTCGGTACGTCGACTCGTTtgaccagcagcagctcaaGGGGGACGTCCGAACCTACGACGACATCCACAGCTCCAAGTGCACCCCGCTCTACGGCGAGTGGAAAGATGGCGAGCAGCTGCCGTACTACCCGTGCGGTCTCATCGCCAACTCCATGTTCAACGACACCTATTCGAGCCCCGTGCTCCTGAACCCGCCCGGTGCCAAGGGCAACGAGACGCGGCCCTACAACATGACGACGGACGGAATTGCCTGGGCTAGCGACAAGGAGCTGTACGGTCCGACCAAGTACAACCTCTCGCGGATCCTGCCCCCGCCCAACTGGGCGAAGCGCTATCCCGAAAACTACACCACCGACAACCCGCCGCCGAACCTGCAGGAGTGGGAGGCTTTCCAGGTCTGGATGAGAACGGCCGGCCTGCCGGCCTTTAGCAAGCTGTACCAGCGAAACGACACGGCCGCCATGACAAATGGTCGCTACGAAATCGTCATCGATGACCGTACGTGGCCACCtgacctcggcgccgtcgatgaccGGTGCTGACCATTTTGCTCTCGCTGACCTTTTTGCTCTCGCAGACTTTCCCACGCTCGAGTACAAGGGAACAAAGTCGATCCTCATCACCACCCGCACCGTCATGGGCGGCCGCAATAATTTCCTCGGCATTGCTTAcattgccgtcggcggcgtgtGCATTCTTCTCGGCGCCCTGTTCACCGCCACGCATCTCATCAAACCGAGGTCAGCTCTCCACGTTTCCttgaccccccccccccttccagCGTCCCACTCACCAACTGTTTCGCGCAGAAAACTGGGCGATCACACCTACCTCTCGTGGAATAATGTTCCGGCGTCGAAAGCAGGCCCGAGCACCGCCAGAGCGACCGGTCGTGAAGTTCGTCCCGGCGACGCCTAGATGGCTCCCGAGCCTGCTCAGGCCATTCCCCTGGTCAGCATCGGCAGTGGCGGCGGAGTCGACACCGCAGCTCCCTGCCTCGCATCTTCGCTTTCCCCTCCGGCCGCCCACGTATTTCGACGCGTCGAGGGTCGACTCAGGCGGTCGAACCAGGGTGGCGATGCCATCGCCGATGTTGGCGGCCCATGAGTAGGCATGCCTTGTGCCCTCGGTGCTGGGATTCGTTCCTAATTTACACGAGCTCGAGCCATTTGTCGTGTGACCGCGAGTCAGAGAGGGGGCTTTGGTCCGCCGTGGGCATGTTGGTGTCCCGGTGAAAGAACGACACGGGCgaggaagggaagggaaggcaGATGTGGTTGGGGTTCCCTGCACCAAACGGCGGATGAGGCGTGCGTTTCTTGCCAAATATTTTCAGGAACCTGGCGTTTTGGGGTCTGGATGGTTTATTGATCAAGTTTCCAAGCAAAAGAACAGAACCCCTCTGTTCTATGAGTACGTCTAGTTATCACGATGAGCCGAGGGATCTCGGTGAGAAGATGCGAGGCGTGGCCTGCAATGTGCGACAAATGACACTGGCAACCCTGTCTCGGATGTTGTACAATTTACACCTAGCTTGTATTTGACCGGTCGAAAAACTCTGTCCCGTTACCTGTCTGTCCATCCACCATGCTCACCATGTCGATGGCTCAGTGTCGGCGCTTCCTAGAACTCTGTCCCGCTACCTGCCTGTCCATCCACCATGCccaccatggcgacggctcAGTGTCGGCGCTTCTTCTTGCCGCCCCGGTCTTCGTCTTCCAAGGCGCTCTCGCGATCTCgcttcttggccttctttTCCAACTCGTCCCAgtcctcgccttcctcgtcgctgtcgagctcggcgtcgtcgtcgtcgtcgtcgctcgcgtTGCTTCCAAAGTCGGAGCCTTCCTCGCTCGACTcgctggcctcgtcgagctcctcgtcatcaATCTCAAATGCCGACTCCTGCTCCGACTCCTCCGAGCCGCCttcgtcgtccgagtcggcCTGCAGGAACGaccagccgccgtcgacgaagaacTGGTGCGTGTCCGACGTCACCGTCTTCATGATGGTGGGCCAGTTGAGGTTGAGGGGGCCTTCGGTGAAGGCGATGTCGGACGAGTCGAGGAAGTCCTTAACCTGGTCGAGGTACTCGACCGGTATGGTGTTGACGTGGTACGGCGCTCGGGTAAAGTCCTTGAAGATGAAGACCATGTCGAAATTCTTCAGGCCAAACTGCACGCGCTCGAGGTGGGCCACCTCGATGTCCTCGATGGTGACGACCATGAAGGGAGGCTCGACGACCTGGATGAGGCAGTCGGTCGTCGGCTGAACGAAGACGTTGCTGCGGAAGGGCACTCCAAAGAAGCCCAGATCTCGGATCGGCATGTCGACCTCGATGCCTTCGTTGCGGCCCGCCTCGGCAATCTTCTGGGAGAAGCCCTGGAAGAGGCGGTCCAGCTCggtccggcgtcggcgctcctcctgctcggcctcgaactcgtcctcgtcgccgtaccGATATTTCCGCTTGCGGTTCCCCGTCTCGTCGAACTGAATGTCCGTCGCCTCGCGGTAGAACTGCACGTCCTTGGTCTTCTTCTTGTTGCCCACCATGATGGGGTCCTTGAGGTGGATgtggatgatgacgatgagctCGTGCTGGCAGGGTTGGAAGAAAAGGTGCTTGACGTTGGAGAAGAGCACGTCGACGCGATGCTGCGCGTTCAGCGGCGACTGATAGCGAATACCGTTCTGGTGGATCTCGACCTTGCCGGGAACGCGCTTGCCCTCCATGGCCGGTCGGATGAAGACGTTGTCGAGAACGGCGGGCCTTCGATCTGTCGGACGGTCAGGTCAGCTGGCGGCCATGGGCCcgcggccatgacggacggGGCGGTGGGATTGTAGCTCACTTCGAATCTCCATCAGCTTGTCCTGCTCCACAACGTCCTCCATGtccttcttctcctgctCCTTCTTGTTCGCGTCGCGCTTGATGTTGGCGATCTGGGTGGCGATCTCGTTGTACCGGTCACCGTTGGCCGACCGGAAGGTCAGGCTCCGAACGAAGTGGGCGGAGACGTCCTCGAAGGGCTGGTGGTCGTCCTTCCTGCCGACGCCCTGGCCTGGGGAGAGGAAGTTGATGCGCAGAAAGGCGaagtcgccctcgtcgctctTGCTCGCGTTCTTGATGGTGTTGATGTGGAAGGGCactggccggccgaggatggggaggacgacggtgctgttcttggcgtcgacgacgatctcAAGGTTCTTGATCTTCGGGGGGAACTGATCGTCGCGCTTGTAGGATTCGAAGCGCTTGAACTTTTtgacctcggcgccgttcTTGCCAGTGGTGGAGACGGAGAAGCGGGCGAGGCCCTCCTTTTGCTTCTTCGTGGCCAGCTCCTTCTGATGCTCGCGTCGCTTCTGGTCcgagtcgtcgacgacttggGTGATGCGCTCGGACCGGAGCCTCGTGTTGGTGATGTTCTTGgtcgcgacggcgcccaCGCGCGAGTCCTTCCTCtccttcctcggcgccggctcggcctcttcgtcgtccttgaagaagaaggagtTGGCGTCGGCGCTGGTGGGGGCCTCGGCGGTGAAGACGACGGGCTCGGCCGTGGTGACGCGCACGGTGTCGGTGAGGACGAGCGAGTACTGCTTGCTGCTCTTGTCCTGCGGTTGCGGGTTGTCGATGGCTTGGAAGCCCGTGTGGATGATGAGCGTCATGCCGTCCTTGAGCGTGCGCGCGTTCTTGGCGTT of the Drechmeria coniospora strain ARSEF 6962 chromosome 01, whole genome shotgun sequence genome contains:
- a CDS encoding FACT complex protein, producing the protein MSPSSPMLRRRKRAFASRDGSPELSAHLRDDFLARRGRALHPPNHASDVDGHPSPLSPQPIVGERAHPLTMAEIKIDGKLFQERIAHFVSAWKNDLRGKDGLFGGAGSIVIMMGKVEEIPEFHKNNAIHFWLLGYEFPTTLMLLTVDTLYILTTQKKAKHLDQLKGGRFPIEVLVRGKDAAENEELFVGIADKIKAAGDKVGTIARDTSKGPFVDEWKRVFADRCKDVSEVDVSTALSTHAFAVKDESELRAMRAASKACVALMTPYFLDEMSSILDAEKKVTHSALAERVDKKLDDDKFWRTVELPGKAKLPSDLDPAQLDWILGPSIQSGGKYDLRFAVEPNDDNLHAGIIIAALGLRYKSYCSTIARTYLVDPNKSQESNYKLLYMIHSTILKEIRDGMAAKDVYAKAVTIIRSRKPEMEKHFLKNVGWGVGLENRDPTLVLNAKNARTLKDGMTLIIHTGFQAIDNPQPQDKSSKQYSLVLTDTVRVTTAEPVVFTAEAPTSADANSFFFKDDEEAEPAPRKERKDSRVGAVATKNITNTRLRSERITQVVDDSDQKRREHQKELATKKQKEGLARFSVSTTGKNGAEVKKFKRFESYKRDDQFPPKIKNLEIVVDAKNSTVVLPILGRPVPFHINTIKNASKSDEGDFAFLRINFLSPGQGVGRKDDHQPFEDVSAHFVRSLTFRSANGDRYNEIATQIANIKRDANKKEQEKKDMEDVVEQDKLMEIRNRRPAVLDNVFIRPAMEGKRVPGKVEIHQNGIRYQSPLNAQHRVDVLFSNVKHLFFQPCQHELIVIIHIHLKDPIMVGNKKKTKDVQFYREATDIQFDETGNRKRKYRYGDEDEFEAEQEERRRRTELDRLFQGFSQKIAEAGRNEGIEVDMPIRDLGFFGVPFRSNVFVQPTTDCLIQVVEPPFMVVTIEDIEVAHLERVQFGLKNFDMVFIFKDFTRAPYHVNTIPVEYLDQVKDFLDSSDIAFTEGPLNLNWPTIMKTVTSDTHQFFVDGGWSFLQADSDDEGGSEESEQESAFEIDDEELDEASESSEEGSDFGSNASDDDDDDAELDSDEEGEDWDELEKKAKKRDRESALEDEDRGGKKKRRH